From Cryptomeria japonica unplaced genomic scaffold, Sugi_1.0 HiC_scaffold_87, whole genome shotgun sequence, the proteins below share one genomic window:
- the LOC131055992 gene encoding pathogenesis-related thaumatin-like protein 3.7 (The sequence of the model RefSeq protein was modified relative to this genomic sequence to represent the inferred CDS: added 3 bases not found in genome assembly) gives MNLSIFIQSFNSDGIMAMVSDLALVLVAGLAISLHMQQAWAVKFDIRNQCGYTVWAAGLPGGGQQLDQGQTWTVDVPAGTKAARFWGRTGCSFDASGRGTCQTGDCNGQLSCQVSGGVPTTLVEYTLNGDGNQDFYDVSLVDGFNVPLSINPTNGQCTAPACKADVNAACPAELKVNGGCNSACTVFQTDQYCCRGSYVKNCPATNYSMMFKNQCPQAYSYAKDDSSSTFTCPSGTTDYSIVFCP, from the exons AATCTATCTATCTTCATTCAATCGTTCAATTCAGACGGTATAATGGCGATGGTATCAGATCTTGCGCTTGTTCTTGTGGCTGGACTGGCCATATCTTTACATATGCAAC AGGCGTGGGCAGTTAAGTTTGATATACGAAACCAGTGCGGGTACACAGTTTGGGCGGCAGGACTACCAGGAGGAGGGCAGCAGCTTGACCAAGGTCAGACATGGACCGTCGATGTGCCGGCAGGGACAAAGGCGGCAAGATTCTGGGGCCGAACTGGCTGTTCTTTCGATGCGAGCGGCCGAGGAACCTGTCAAACTGGTGACTGCAACGGCCAACTGAGCTGCCAAGTCTCGGGGGGCGTTCCGACCACGCTGGTCGAGTACACCCTAAATGGAGATGGCAACCAGGACTTCTACGATGTCTCCCTGGTTGACGGCTTCAACGTTCCTCTCTCCATCAATCCTACAAATGGACAGTGCACTGCCCCTGCATGCAAAGCCGACGTGAATGCTGCTTGCCCTGCTGAATTGAAGGTGAATGGTGGATGCAATAGTGCCTGTACTGTCTTTCAAACTGACCAGTATTGCTGCAGAGGTTCCTATGTCAAGAACTGCCCCGCCACAAACTACTCGATGATGTTCAAGAACCAGTGCCCACAGGCATACAGTTATGCTAAGGACGATTCTTCCAGCACTTTCACCTGCCCCTCTGGTACCACCGACTATAGTATTGTATTCTGTCCCTAG
- the LOC131864465 gene encoding pathogenesis-related thaumatin-like protein 3.7 — protein MATVSDLVLILVAGLAIYLQMQEAAAVKFEITNQCRYTVWAAGLPGGGQQLDQGKTWTVDVPAGTKGARFWGRTGCSFDASDRGTCQTGDCNGQLSCQVSGGVPTTLAEYTLNGDGNKDFYDVSLVDGFNGPLSINPTNGQCTAPACKADVNVVCPAELKVNGGCNSACTVFQTDQYCCRGAYVDNCPATNYSMIFKNQCPQAYSYAKDDTSSTFTCPSGTTDYSIVFCP, from the exons ATGGCAACAGTATCAGATCTTGTGCTTATTCTTGTGGCTGGACTGGCTATATATCTTCAGATGCAAG AGGCGGCAGCAGTTAAGTTTGAGATAACGAACCAGTGCAGGTACACGGTTTGGGCGGCAGGATTACCCGGCGGAGGGCAGCAGCTCGACCAGGGTAAGACATGGACCGTCGATGTGCCGGCAGGGACAAAGGGAGCAAGATTCTGGGGCCGAACCGGCTGCTCTTTTGATGCGAGCGACCGAGGAACCTGTCAAACCGGTGACTGCAACGGCCAATTGAGCTGCCAGGTCTCGGGAGGCGTTCCCACCACGCTGGCTGAGTACACCCTCAATGGAGATGGCAACAAGGACTTCTACGACGTCTCCCTGGTGGACGGATTCAACGGTCCTCTCTCCATCAATCCTACAAACGGACAGTGCACTGCCCCTGCATGCAAAGCCGACGTCAATGTTGTTTGCCCTGCTGAGTTGAAGGTGAATGGCGGATGCAATAGTGCCTGCACTGTCTTTCAAACTGACCAGTATTGCTGCAGAGGTGCCTATGTCGACAACTGCCCTGCCACAAACTACTCGATGATCTTCAAGAACCAGTGCCCTCAGGCCTACAGTTATGCCAAGGATGATACTTCCAGCACTTTCACCTGCCCTTCTGGAACCACTGACTACAGTATTGTATTCTGTCCCTAA